In the genome of Pan troglodytes isolate AG18354 chromosome 15, NHGRI_mPanTro3-v2.0_pri, whole genome shotgun sequence, one region contains:
- the DIO2 gene encoding type II iodothyronine deiodinase isoform 1 (isoform 1 is encoded by transcript variant 1; The RefSeq protein has 3 substitutions compared to this genomic sequence) gives MGILSVDLLITLQILPVFFSNCLFLALYDSVILLKHVVLLLSRSKSTRGEWRRMLTSEGLRCVWKSFLLDAYKQLNCPPSGFSKDGHILULVYEAYKSRLLVYSHLDLWMVKLGEDAPNSSVVHVSSAEGGDNSGNGTQEKIAEGATCHLLDFASPERPLVVNFGSATUPPFTSQLPAFRKLVEEFSSVADFLLVYIDEAHPSDGWAIPGDSSLSFEVKKHQNQEDRCAAAQQLLERFSLPPQCRVVADSMDNNANIAYGVAFERVCIVQRQKIAYLGGKGPFSYNLQEVRHWLEKNFSKRUKKTRLAG, from the exons aTGGGCATCCTCAGCGTAGACTTGCTGATCACACTGCAAATTCTGCCAGTTTTTTTCTCCAACTGCCTCTTCCTGGCTCTCTATGACTCGGTCATTCTGCTCAAGCACGTGGTGCTGCTGTTGAGCCGCTCCAAGTCCACTCGCGGAGAGTGGCGGCGCATGCTGACCTCAGAGGGACTGCGCTGCGTCTGGAAGAGCTTCCTCCTCGATGCCTACAAACAG ctAAATTGTCCTCCATCAGGTTTTAGCAAAGATGGACACATTTTATGACTAGTATATGAAGCTTATAAAAGCAGACTACTGGTCTACTCACATTTGGATTTATGGATG GTGAAATTGGGTGAGGATGCTCCCAATTCCAGTGTGGTGCATGTCTCCAGTGCAGAAGGAGGTGACAACAGTGGCAATGGTACCCAGGAGAAGATAGCTGAGGGAGCCACATGCCACCTTCTTGACTTTGCCAGCCCTGAGCGCCCACTAGTGGTCAACTTTGGCTCAGCCACTTGACCTCCTTTCACGAGCCAGCTGCCAGCCTTCCGCAAACTGGTGGAAGAGTTCTCCTCAGTGGCTGACTTCCTGCTGGTCTACATTGATGAGGCTCATCCATCAGATGGCTGGGCGATACCGGGGGACTCCTCTTTGTCTTTTGAGGTGAAGAAGCACCAGAACCAGGAAGATCGATGTGCAGCAGCCCAGCAGCTTCTGGAGCGTTTCTCCTTGCCGCCCCAGTGCCGAGTTGTGGCTGACAGCATGGACAATAACGCCAACATAGCTTACGGGGTAGCCTTTGAACGTGTGTGCATTGTGCAGAGACAGAAAATTGCTTATCTGGGAGGAAAGGGCCCCTTCTCCTACAACCTTCAAGAAGTCCGGCATTGGCTGGAGAAGAATTTCAGcaagagatgaaagaaaactaGATTAGCTGGTTAA
- the DIO2 gene encoding type II iodothyronine deiodinase isoform 2 (isoform 2 is encoded by transcript variant 2; The RefSeq protein has 2 substitutions compared to this genomic sequence), whose protein sequence is MGILSVDLLITLQILPVFFSNCLFLALYDSVILLKHVVLLLSRSKSTRGEWRRMLTSEGLRCVWKSFLLDAYKQVKLGEDAPNSSVVHVSSAEGGDNSGNGTQEKIAEGATCHLLDFASPERPLVVNFGSATUPPFTSQLPAFRKLVEEFSSVADFLLVYIDEAHPSDGWAIPGDSSLSFEVKKHQNQEDRCAAAQQLLERFSLPPQCRVVADSMDNNANIAYGVAFERVCIVQRQKIAYLGGKGPFSYNLQEVRHWLEKNFSKRUKKTRLAG, encoded by the exons aTGGGCATCCTCAGCGTAGACTTGCTGATCACACTGCAAATTCTGCCAGTTTTTTTCTCCAACTGCCTCTTCCTGGCTCTCTATGACTCGGTCATTCTGCTCAAGCACGTGGTGCTGCTGTTGAGCCGCTCCAAGTCCACTCGCGGAGAGTGGCGGCGCATGCTGACCTCAGAGGGACTGCGCTGCGTCTGGAAGAGCTTCCTCCTCGATGCCTACAAACAG GTGAAATTGGGTGAGGATGCTCCCAATTCCAGTGTGGTGCATGTCTCCAGTGCAGAAGGAGGTGACAACAGTGGCAATGGTACCCAGGAGAAGATAGCTGAGGGAGCCACATGCCACCTTCTTGACTTTGCCAGCCCTGAGCGCCCACTAGTGGTCAACTTTGGCTCAGCCACTTGACCTCCTTTCACGAGCCAGCTGCCAGCCTTCCGCAAACTGGTGGAAGAGTTCTCCTCAGTGGCTGACTTCCTGCTGGTCTACATTGATGAGGCTCATCCATCAGATGGCTGGGCGATACCGGGGGACTCCTCTTTGTCTTTTGAGGTGAAGAAGCACCAGAACCAGGAAGATCGATGTGCAGCAGCCCAGCAGCTTCTGGAGCGTTTCTCCTTGCCGCCCCAGTGCCGAGTTGTGGCTGACAGCATGGACAATAACGCCAACATAGCTTACGGGGTAGCCTTTGAACGTGTGTGCATTGTGCAGAGACAGAAAATTGCTTATCTGGGAGGAAAGGGCCCCTTCTCCTACAACCTTCAAGAAGTCCGGCATTGGCTGGAGAAGAATTTCAGcaagagatgaaagaaaactaGATTAGCTGGTTAA